Below is a genomic region from Kribbella qitaiheensis.
CTGCGGCCCGTGCCGCTGTCTGGTCGCTCATGGCGACCGGCGACGCGCCATACCAGTTGACGACAGTCCGTGCGATCTCATGACCGGCCGAGTCGAGGTCGCCGCTGTAGCGCAGGTCTAGTCGCTGATCTGCCGCGAGTTGCAGCAAGGCATGGTCGACGTGGCCCAGGTTGCCGCTGGTGCACGCGAACGCGTGGCGGGCGCCAGCAGCCATGGCAGCCTCGAGAACCGATGGATTCTCGACCACGGTAAGGACCTGTGGACCGAAGGTTGGCGGCGTGCTGGTGAGGTCCAGATAGGTGAGCGCGACAGGGTTGGCGGAGTCGCGGAGCCGCCTGTCGATCGGGCCGTCCCCGACAGCAACGACGTTGTGCAGCAGCACAGTCGACAAGAGGCGATCGGCGATGATGCCGGCGCTGGCGAGAAAGGCGCGGACGAGATGGGGACGTGTCGGTGCCGGTTGGTTATGGAGTTCGGCGACTCCCGCGAGCAGGCGTGAGCCTGCAAGGTCTTTGAGGTCGAAGTAGTGCGGGTCGCCGGTGATGTCGTGGGCGAGCTTCGCGAGGCTGATCGGCCCGGGTTTCGTTGAGACCCAGGCCAATGCCTCGGCTAGGGCATCAATCAGCTGCCGTACAGAGGTGTCGTCATCGCCGGACAGCCCGACGGCCCGCAGTTGGTTGACCAGCTGTGGGTAGCCCTTGAGGCGAGCATCGGCGTAGGTCCACAGCTGGCCGCGGAGATCTGCTGCTTGCCGACGGACGGCGGCGCGGTTAGTGAGTGGCTGGCCGGTGGCGCGCTCCAGGAATGCGCCGAGTTCGTCGCTGCTAACTCCCAGCCGGGCAAGCAGATTCCTTACCGGCACGGTGACACCGCGCTGGGTGCGTTTCACGGCCGTGTGCCGGGTTCTACCTGTGTTGGTGTCGAGCCAGGCCCGCAGCGTTGCGACGCCGCCAGGTGAAAGGTCCGGTATCGATACCGAGCTGATCGCGGCCGCGGCGGTCCCCGAGCTGAGCCGCTCATGCAGGCTGTCCCACAGCGGCCGCAGCTCCGGGTCGCTCGCGATCAGGTCAAGATCCACTCCCATCAATTGGCCTCGTCGAGCGTCGGCTGGAGCTCAAGCAGCTGTGGTTGACCGTGGCCTTCCCACAGCCACGGGATGGTGATCCGATGCCGACCGGTGGTGACGAGTTCGTGGATCACGCTGCGTTGAGCTTCGCGCTTCAGCAGCGGCGCGATCGACGGCGAGGTGGCTACCACATCGAAGCGCCAGGAACGCAGGAGCTTGAGGATCTGGCGCAGGTTGGCCTCGTCGAAGGCGGCATCGATCTCGTCGATCATCAGCAGCCGTGGGCCGGTGTACTCGCTGGAGTCGCCTCCGTACATAGACCAGGCTGCGGCCAGGAGTGGAAGCATCGTGGCCAGGCGCCGCTCTCCGGTCGACAGCGACCCGAGCGGGTTGGTGCGGGCAGTGACCCGGTGGAAGACGGCCTTGCCGGCCGTCTGCCCGAAG
It encodes:
- a CDS encoding TIGR02679 domain-containing protein, which produces MGVDLDLIASDPELRPLWDSLHERLSSGTAAAAISSVSIPDLSPGGVATLRAWLDTNTGRTRHTAVKRTQRGVTVPVRNLLARLGVSSDELGAFLERATGQPLTNRAAVRRQAADLRGQLWTYADARLKGYPQLVNQLRAVGLSGDDDTSVRQLIDALAEALAWVSTKPGPISLAKLAHDITGDPHYFDLKDLAGSRLLAGVAELHNQPAPTRPHLVRAFLASAGIIADRLLSTVLLHNVVAVGDGPIDRRLRDSANPVALTYLDLTSTPPTFGPQVLTVVENPSVLEAAMAAGARHAFACTSGNLGHVDHALLQLAADQRLDLRYSGDLDSAGHEIARTVVNWYGASPVAMSDQTAARAAAWRPVVDASHSAGATPTIYQEHDVVLRQILACPSASTSEV